In Gimesia panareensis, the genomic window GTCCCCACCTCACGCTCACTGGTGATGACGACCGCCCGAGACACCGTGGAAGCCGCTTACCTCGCCGCCGGTCGCCCCGATGAATACAACGAAGACGATATCTATTACATCACTGACGAACAGTTCGGCTATGTCGCCAGCGTGACCGGCAAAATGGTACGTGACAAACCGGCCGCCTGTTTTTATATGGGTGCTTTCTATGCGGAATCGCTGATTCTGGCGGAGACCGGAAACTCGGTCGGCGCCATTCAGGTCGCCGGAACCGCGATGCCGAGCCAGCTCCCCTTCTTCGTGGCAGCCTGTGACTTCACCTTGATCGGGGAAGAGTTCTTCGCCGCCTCAGCATACCTGTCGCGTGAACCGCAACAACTGGGCAGCCTCAAAGGGCAGGACTTTGGCAAACTGGTGGGAGGGCTGCTGCTTCTCGTGGGTTGTGTGATCGCCACGCTCGCCTCATTCGAATCCCGGGAACCTCCTCCGGATAAAGCGAAGCCGACATTACTGCAGTCAGCTCAGACCTACATCATAGAGAACATCCTCGGCAAGGGAGGTTTTAAATAATGAAACGAACAATCCCCCTGTTTATCTCTGCGGTGACAGGCTTTGTGCTGATCGGCACTGCCTTCATCCCCAAGTTTGTGGACTGGGGTAACGATGCGATGGCCTGGTTTAATATCCTGGCAGCCTTCGCATTTATCCTGGGGGGCGGCAACCTGCTCAAAATGCAGTTACAGAAGATTTCTTCCCAACAACCGGGCTGGGGTTATGCCGCTGTCACACTCATTGCGTTTTTCATTACGCTCGTGGCTGGTCTGTTTAAAATCGGCGTATATCCTAATGTCAATGCCGCCCAACTCAGCTGGTCCGGCGATTTCCTGCAGGAAGGCAGTTTTTTCTGGTGGCTGTATGAGTATATCTATAATCCGCTTTCGGCGACCATGTTTGCTTTGCTGGCGTTTTACATTTCTTCAGCCGCCTTCCGGGCCTTCCGGGCAAAAAACTCCGAAGCGACCGTCCTGCTTGTCATCGCCGTGATTGTTCTCCTGGGACGAACCTATGCCGGAGAGTGGCTCACAGGCGGGCTCTCCGACGAGAACATCTTAGGCTTCCAGGAAGTGAAATACAGCGACTTCAGCTTACCCCATCTGTCGCAGATCATTATGGACGTCTTCACCACTCCGGGCATGCGGGCGATTACCATTGGAATCGCCCTCGGGGTGGCCTCGACTTCGCTGAAAGTCCTGCTGGGCGTCGACCGTTCTTACCTCGGCTCGGATCAGGAGGCTTAATTCATGTTAAACTTTTTGCAAAACCTGGACCGTCGCTGGATCTTTCTCCTGATGCTGTTCGCCGTAGCCATCCCACTGATCAGTGGGATCACCTTTCCTGAAAAGCCATCGAAGGAGGTCATGACGGTCTTTCATGCGGTCGATGATCTGCCCGATGGATCGAATGTCGTGCTCGCCCTGGACTACGATCCGGCCAGTGCGGGAGAACTGCAGCCGATGGCATCCGCATTTACCCGGCATTGTGCAATCAAGAAACACAACATTCTCTTCATGACACTCTGGCCTCAGGGAGTTCCCATGATTCAAAATTCAGTTGATATTCTGGAAAACGAATATCCTGAAACATACAAAGGCAAATACGGCGTCAAATATGTCAACCTGGGCTTTCGCACCGGCAATGAAGGGGTCATCAAGCTGGTGGTAGAAGATCTGAAAAAGTCATATTCGACCGACATCAAGAGTAACAGCCTCGACAATATTCCACTGACGAAAAACCTGAAAAACATCCAGCAGGTCGACCTGCTGGCCAATGTCAGTGCCGGTTACCCGGGCTCCAAGGAGTGGGTACTCTATGGCTCGGCCCCCTTCGACATCCCGACCGTCGTCGGCTGCACCGGAGTCCAGGCACCGACGATGCTGCCCTATATCCCCAAACAGCTCATCGGCATGATCGCCGCTATCAAAGGCGCAGCCGAATACGAACAGGCCATCATCAATGCGTATCCCGAACTGGAGAAGAATCCGAAAGCAAAGCAGGGTTTGATTCGCATGGGGCCTCAGTTAGTAGCACATCTCCTGCTGATCAGTCTGATATTTTTAGGTAATGTGATTTATTTCTGGGAACGTAAGCAGGGACTGTATCGATGAAGCAATCTACACTCATCTGGACAATCTTGATGGTCGCCGGCGGCGCGTATATCCTGTATCAAGCCAGCCAGGGTCATGGCCGCGTCTTTGTTCGCGAAGTCCCCGTGGAAGCGAAGTCCTCCGTCAAAGGATCGGAACAGACCTACGAATGGACTAAATATCAAGTGGTCCCTGCGAAAGACAAGAACCAAAAGGACGTCAGATTCAACCTGTCGCGCACGATTGGCCTGTGGGTGGCGGCGTTCTGTACGTTGGCTATCTTCTCGTTTCTCTACGGCGACAATCCTGTTTATAAATTTACGGAATCCGTCTTCGTCGGTGTCTCTGCCGGCTATGCGATGGTGGTCGCGTTCTGGTCGGAAATCATTCCCAACCTGTTCGGAAAACTGTTCCCAAGCAAGGCGAAAGAGATCTTCTTCCTCGATATCGAAGAGAAATCAATGGAGCCTGACTTGTGGTACCTGGTCCCCCTGGTCATGAGCGTTCTGCTGCTTCTGCGGCTCTCTCCCAAAGGGAGCTGGCTCGCCCGCTGGCCCCTGGCTTTCTTCATCGGCGCCACTGCCGGGATCCGGCTCATCAGTTACCTGGAAGCCGATTTCGTCGGTCAGATCCAGAATACGATCATGCCTTTCATCGTCTTCGGCGCGGATGGGAGCTGGCAGATCGTTGAATCACTCAAAAACACAATCATTATTTTGGGCGTGGTCTCCTGTATGGTCTACTTCTTCTTCTCCATTGAGCATGAAGGCTTCGTAAAGTACGTGTCCCGTCTCGGTGTCTGGTTCCTGATGGTCACCTTCGGTGCCAGCTTTGCCTATACCGTGATGGGGCGCATTGCTCTGCTCAGTGGCCGCCTCGAGTTTCTCTTCCAGGACTGGCTGGGCATCGGCTCCTAAGTCTTGAGTTGAATGAGGGATAAACCAGGACTCCTTTCAGGCGTCCCTGATTTTGATTGATAAAAAACAATGAAGAAGCTGTGTTTTTATCAAAAGCAACTCCGAAAGAGGTTACACGTACATTTCCTGATCTGCTATAGTTGAGTTCCCTCCGGTTGCCCGCCCCGGGTAGATGTTTGCAAAATCCAGGGAAGAAACAGATTAGAAATGAATTCGCAGTCCTCTTGTGCTGAAGTGGAACTGAAAGGTGGTCTCGATGAGATCGCCCTCCCTACCTATCGATATTTTCCCGGCTGGACCATGCTGGGAATCGCAGCGATGGCCCAGTTTTTGTCTGCGCCAGGCCAGTCTTTTTCTGTCGCCGTCTTCAAAGATCCCATGCGAATGAGCCTGGGACTTTCGGAAACTCAATATTCACTCGCCTACGGTTTCGCCACGATAGTCAGTGCCTGCCTGCTTCCCTTCATTGGTCGCATGCTGGATCACTGGGGAGCACGCATCATCCTGCCTGTGGTCGCGACCGGCCTGGCGATCTCCTGCTATTTCATGTCGCAAATCCATACACTGGGCAGTCTGTATCTCGGCTTCAGCCTCGTTCGCAGCCTGGGACAGGGCGCTCTGACACTGATCTCGGTCTGGATGGTGGGCGAATGGTTCGAAAAGAAACGGGGACGCACCACCGCGCTGGCTGGTTTCGGGAGCGCCTTTTCCGTGATGACGGTCCCGTTCCTCAACAGCTGGCTGATCAGTCACTATGGCTGGAAAACCGGTTGGGTCTTCCATGCGGTTACCGTTGCTGTCTGTCTGATTCTGCCTGGGATTTTCCTCGTCAGGAACCGCCCCGAAGACCTGGGCCTGCACCCCGACGGCATCGATCCTGACCAGGAACCGGAACCCCAACCGGAAGAGAAATCCAAACGCCCGCTGATCACCGCCACGATTGAATCCTGGACGGTCCGTCAGGTACTGCGTGACCCGACATTCTGGAAGCTACTCTCCGTGATCACCACCCACGCCCTGGTCGGCACCGGACTGGTCTTTCACCAGATCGCCCTACTGGGCAGTCATGGTGTCCCCGAGTACTGGGCGATTCGCATGATGGCCTTTCAGGCCTTGTGTGCCACTCTGCTGATGTTCCCGGCCGGCTGGCTGACGGACCGCTTTCCCAGCCGCTACATTCTCTGTTTTTCCATGCTCTGCCTGGCACTGGCGAACCTGATTGTACTGACCATGCCCGCCATCTGGATGGTCGTCGTTTACACATTCCTGCTGGGAACAACGGGAAGTATTTTCCGCAGCACAGCCACAGTCGTCTGGATCAATTACTATGGCCGCATGAATCAGGGCGCGGTGCGTGGCGTCGCCTGGTCGATGATGATCCTCGCTTCCGCTCTGGGACCGCTGCCGGTCGCCATGTCGATCGATTATTTCGGCTCCTACAACCCTGTGCTCTACCTGTTCATGGCACTGCCTCTGCTGGCTGCTTTCGCCGTCTGGTCGGCACATCCTCCGACTCTGTTTAAAGAGGAACAGCCAGCAGTAGAACCGGAAGCCGCCAGCTAGTATCATCCTCAGAGTTGCGAGCCACAGTATTTACAGAAGATTGCATCAGCATCATGCCCTTCCTTCATACATTCGGGGCAGACCTGTGTCGTCACCCAGTGCGTGGACTTCTTGCCCCCGGGATGAGCCAATTCGGCTGAGACAATTCCGGTCGGAACGATAATCAGACTGTATCCCAGAATCATGATCACCGCTGCCAGAAATTTCCCTAAAGGGGTCACAGGGGCGATATCACCGTAACCAACGGTGGTCATCGTCACGATTGCCCAGTACATACTCTGGGGAATCGAAGTGAATCCACTGCCCTGATCTCCCTCGATCAAATACAGGGCGGTTCCTTCAATCACGACGGTAATCAGCACGGTTGCCAGGAAGACGGTAATTTTGGAGCGACTGGCCCAGACCGCTCGCCGCAATTCAGAGGCTTCCGAGAGCATGTGCGCCAGTTTGAAGATTCGAAAAGCCCGTAACAGCCGCAACGCGCGAATCACGCCCAGGCTCTGCATCTCCACCGGCGCGAAAAACATCAGCCAGGTTGGCAGGATAGAAAGCAGATCGACAACCCCGTAGAAACTGAAGACGTACTGCAGCGGACGCCGTGCACAACTGATACGCGCCACATATTCAACGGTAAACAGAATCGTAAAGAACCATTCCGCGTAGCCAAACTGCTGGCCATATTCCTGATCCAGAGATTTGACACTCTCGAGCATAATGATCAGCACGCTCAACAAAATGGCAATCAGCAGCAGTACATCAAACAGTTTACCTGCGGGAGTATCCGCTTCAAAAATAATCTCGTACCAGCGGTCGCGCCAGTGTGCCGGTTTGGGCCTGGGAGCAGGTTGGGATTCATTCATAAGAGATGATTGCTCGTTTCAACGCGGGAATTTAAGGGTGACTGCAGTGGGCCTCGTTGACTTGACTGCCAGCAGATTATGAGCGATCTGACACCTGCAGGTCAACCTGTCTCCCAAGTATAAGCCCCCCTGCAATCTGCATCCTCCATGCTGACTCGCATCGGGACTCAAACAGAACGTTTTGGCGACTGTACCGGTGAATTAAAAGGCTTCGTCTGATCTACTTTTGAAACTGAAATGAATACAGGTCCGCATCCTTCAGTTTGAACCGCAGGCGGACCGGTTTTCCAGCCAGACTGCTGACGTCGGCGTTTTGCTTCCAGGAGACTTTACGTTCCAGGGTATCGCCAAACAGTTCCGCACAGTCAGCCAGCGTAAAGCCTTTGATCGGCTGCCCTGCTGCATCCTGCAGTTCCACCCACAGACTCCCTGCTGCTGAAGTTGCAAAGTTGATCGACAGCGTGTTACCCGAAAACACAATCGGCTGCGTGATCAGTTCGCCCCCTTTCATGGAAGCGTGCACGGAAGTAAAGCCGTCCATTCTGAGTGAATACCGTCTGAGAGCGCCTCCCTTTCCATGCCAGTAGTCTTCTGCGGCATAGAGTGACAGTTCGTGGGGGGCACCGGGTAGAGACGAAAGAGTTTCGACCACATTCTCCGCAATAAACTGATGCCCGTACTGCCAGGTCCCGGTACGTTCGATTCCCGGACGCAGGAAAGCTTCATTCCAGCGTTTAAAATGGACACCATCCCGACTGGCCATCAGCAGGCCTTCACTGAGTGCCGTTCCATAGCGTTCGACCGAGGAGGCTCTCAGTTCCCGCCGCTTCGGATCAGGTAGGGCTCGCATCGATTCAGACCAGCCCCGTTCCACGTATCGCGCAGGAAACCCAATCCGGATATGAGGCGCGCGAAAATAAGGTTTCACCTGATTTGTATACAGTTCCTCGCTCGGTGAATCCGCATAGATCAGGTCGATCCCCGGCGTCCAGTTCAGAAAATCAGCGGAGGTTGCCGTCTGAATGGCACGGTCGCCTTCCGGTTTCCAGGTTTTGGATGTCGTGACGCCTGCAGAAAAAACACGGAAATAGGTTCGATAGGTTTTCTGATCCGTATCCCAGAAGGCCAGGTTCTGCGAATCAAAGGCGCCTTTGGTAATCACGGGTTTGTCCTGCATCAATTTCCAGTGAATGCCGTCGGCCGACTGGAACGCATGCAGGCCCCCTTCATTCTGGAGACCCGCCAGCGCTTTATATTGCGCGTCCGGTTTGCAGCCTGGATTCTCATCCTTGAACGGAGCGAAGTTATGCGTCCCCAGCCCCTCCAGAATGATATTGTTTTTCTTTGAGCCCTGAAACTCGACAATCCCCAGTTCAGGGCGCGTCCAGTGGATTCCGTCTTTACTTTCAGCATAGCAGTAAAACGGTTTATGACTTCCCGTACTGATCCGACCCTGGGAAACCTCGATATGCGAACCGCGATAATAGAGGCGATACAGGTCTCCGTCCTGAATGATGGTGTGGTATCCTGAACTGCTCCCCTCCCAGGGCTGATCGAATCGAAACACGACTTCCCGGGGTGTGGGATGCTGCAGGCGGATTTCCGCTGCCCCAGTCATCCGCTCCACCAGTGCGTCATCGACAAACAGTTCACGTCGCGAACCAATCGACAGCGGTTCTGCTGCTGAAAGTGAATCAACACACAAACAAGTCAGTAGACAGATCAACGCGAAACGAGTGAAACATGCAGACATCGTGCTGGCTCCTGGCTGAGATTTAGTGAGCTTTCACGATACCAGAACCTGCAGCAGAATGCATCTGAAACATCAATTTCACTGATCCGGCAGTTTCAAATGCAGCAGGGGATAGGGGTTCCCGAATCCATCCACGTCCGAGCGATGGGCGACTTCAAAACCGAGATGCAGATAAAAGCCGAGTGCCTGTTCATTCTGCTCGTTCACATCTACGAGACAGACACCCTGATCTCCAATCGCATGTTCGACCAGCCGACGTCCCAGCCCCTGGCCGCACCAGTCGGGATGTACAAACAGTGCTTCGAGCTTGGGAGTTTCAATTCCCGAAAAGGCAACCACCTGTTCCTCCGCATTCCTTAAACAGAACAGGGGCATTCCCTGGAAGCAGGACTGCCTGACCAGCGGTTTGAGCGCTGCGATCTCATCTGGCAACAGAAAATCGTGGGTGGCGCGCACCGCCGCTTCCCAGACAAGAAGCACACGGTCATGATCGGCAGCAGTCACCACAGAAATTTGATTCAGGCTGGACATGGAATGAACAGGGGCATATTCAAAATACAGACTGATTAAAAAAAGCCGATTCGCTCCTGAAGAACGAATCGGCTTGTCATTAACAAAGTCAGGTCTTACAGAACCTTGGTGATCCCCGGCATCGGAATCGGGTAGAAACCGTTCTCATCGGGAACTGTGACTGGTTTTGCTTCCCAGGAGAATTCTTTCGGCATCAGACTCACTTCGGAAGCCATTGCTTCATCCCAGGTCACGGGCTTACCACTGTAGGTGGCCAGACGTCCCAGAATCGAAGTCATGGTGGACTTGGCACCGTATTCGGCTTCGTTGTAGGGGGTTCCCTTGTAAATGGCTTCGAACAGATCATCGTGCTCAACCTGGTAGGGGTTTTTCTTCGGACCACGATACTTCCATTTGTAACCGCCAGTGGTTTCATACTTGGCACCACTGATGTCACAGAAACCTTTGGTACCCTGAGCATGTTCGGTCACGCTGTTCCAACAGTTGCGAATATGACGGCACTGGCTGTACATCCGGGTTCCGTCTTCATAAACGAACTCGACTGCAAAGTGATCGTAGATTTCACCGTACTTCTTATCGGTACGAACCTGACGACCGCCCATCCCGTAAGCTTTGACCGGGAAAGCATCCTTCACCCAGTTACAGACATCGATGTTATGGATGTGCTGCTCATTGATGTGGTCACCACAGAGCCAGTTGTAGTAGTACCAGTTACGCATCTGGTAGTCCATTTCGCTCTTGGCATCTTCACGGGCCAGTCGAGGTTCCCAGACCCCACCACTGTTCCAGTAGCAACGCAGTGAAGTGATATCGCCAATCGCACCATCTTTGAGACGATTAATCGTTTCAATGTAAGGTGCCTGGTGATGGCGCTGTAGACCAACGCCCACAGCCAGATTTTTCTTTTTGGCTTTTTCAGCAGCTTCGAGCACTTTTTTCACCCCGGTTACATCGGTGGCAACCGGTTTTTCCATGAAAATGTGCTTACCTTTTTCGACGGCTGCTCCGAAGTGAATCGGACGGAATCCCGGAGGCGTTGCCAGAATCACAACATCAATGCCACTGTCGAGCAGTTTCTGATAGGCGTCGAAACCGACAAACTTTTTCTCTTCAGCCACATCCACTTTTTCGGGTTCACCCGAGAACTGTTTCTGCAGGTTGCTCAGACTCTTATCCATCCGATCACGGTAGGCATCAGCCATGGCTTCGAGTTTAATGTTTCCTTTGGTCGACAAAGCCTGAGAAGCAGCCCCTGTCCCACGACCACCACAACCGACCAGACCAACTTTGATTTTATCATCGCCACCCGCATAGACATGCGCCGATGATCCCAGGCTGGAGAGGATTCCGGTTCCCACAGCAGTCGCTGTGGTTACCTTTAAAAAGTCACGTCGTGAAGAAGATTGATTGTTAGATTGAGTCATCAGAGGCCTTTCCCTAATCTGCAGGTCGATTTGGTCAGTTATACGTTTCTAAGATACATATGCCATTCGCCGGACTTTATGTTTGCAGGAATCCGGCGAAGGCATCTGTTTTAATAAAACAACATTACTCTGGCGGGATTTAGCGTCCTTCATCGGCCGGAATGACCGGATCCAGATTGTATTTCTTCCGCTCCTCAGCGGTGGGAACTTTCAGAGGTCGTACGACCCGGAAGCCCACAAAGATCGCATCAGTATGGTACCAGATGCTCTGAGGAATCTGAGGGTCCTGAATCTTCCAGTCGGCACTGGATGCAATGCGATTTGCACTGCGAAGTGCTTCGGGATCATCATCCCATGAACCGCCACGGACCACACGCGGATAAAGTTTTTCAGGAGTCGTGGGGCTGATCGGGAACTGAACCGTTCCTTTGCCACTCCATTTCTTGTAGGCATCGGGAATGTACTGATCGAGAACCCACTCGGAGACATTACCGTGCATGTCATACAGACCAAAGGGATTCGGTTTCTTCTGTCCGACCTTCTGGTAGGTGTCATTACAGTTCGCGTAGTGCCAGGCGTAGTCATCCATCTTGGCAGGATTGTCACCGAAGGAGTAGGCAGTCTTAGTACCGGCCCGGCACGCATATTCCCATTCAGCTTCGGTGGGCAGGCGATAATAATGACCGGTTTTTTCGCTCAGCCATTTACAGTAGGTTTTTGCTGCCAGTTGAGTCATGCAGATCGCGGGGTAGCCATCGTGCCCCATGTCAAAGGTCATGTCTGTATAAGGTTTGGTGGGACGGGTAACCGCATCGGCGGCTTTCTCCTTATCATCCGCTTTGACCCGCATCAGCTTGCGACGCTGAATATCGAGATTGAAGCTCCAGATATCGTATTCATTCCAGGTCACTTCATGTTTACCCATCCAGAAGGGCTCGATTTTGACTTTGAACTGAGGACCTTCATCTTCTTCCCGGTTCTTTTCATCGGCGGGGCTGCCCATGACAAATTCACCGCCGGGAATCGGCACCATGTCGAAACTGACATCGGTGTTGGCAATTTTCTCCGTGTAAGGTTTCATCTCTTTTTCGGTTTTCGCATCCGCTGGATCAGCGGCAACGGCCACCGAAGTCGCACAGCAGAGAATGGCGAGTAATGCAGTTTTGGCTTGCATTAAGAGACTGGAACGACATACGCTAAGCATATTAGTTTACTCCGTAACGTTAAGCGGAAATCAGACTTTAGATCTGGATGGAAGATGTCTTACATATATCAGACATGCCTGTTGCTCTCCACATTGTCAGGCAATCAACAGTGCACGGATAGCGAAATTCTGCATCGGTATGAATTTCAGGAAGTACATATGGGAGTGCAGTGGAGAATCGTATTATATGCAACGGACAAACCAATCGCAAACAATGCCTCTCAAATTGCTTTCCGCCGTGTAAAGGAACTTAACAAAGTCCTCAGTGACTATGATCCCAATAGCGAGTTAAACCAGTTGTGCCAGTTATCCGGCCCCGGAAAACCGGTCAAAGTCAGCCTCGACCTGTTCAAGGTACTGAAAAGAAGTCAAGCACTTTCCCGGGAGACCGATGGCGCGTTCGATGTCACTATCAGCCCCGTGGTCCGGCTCTGGCGAAGAGCCCGCCGCCGAAAACAGATGCCTGACAGCGAGCGCCTGCAGACCGCCCGAGACCTGGTCGGCTCCCAATGGATGCGGCTATCGGAGCAGAACCAAACCGTGGAACTCCTCAAACCGGGTATGCGACTCGACCTGGGAGGGATCGCCAAAGGGTATGCGGCTGATGTGGCTTTACACATATTGAAAGCGCACGGGATTGACCGGGTGATGATCGACGCCAGCGGCGATCTGGCCCTCGGGGATCCGCCCCCCGGAAGTTGCGGCTGGAAAATCGGGATCTCCTCTTCCGACGCTCCGGGAGCCAAAATCGATCGTTACCTGCAACTGAAAAACTGCGCGGTCGCCACGTCGGGCGATGCACTCCAACATGTGGTCATCGATGGCACACGCTACTCCCATATTGTGAATCCCCATACCGGACTGGGGCTGACCGATCAGAGTCGCGTCACCGTCATCACTCCCGACGGCATGTCTGCGGACAGTCTGGCCTCTGCCATTAGTGTGCTGGGTCCCGAAAAAGGAATTGCCCTACTGAGCCAGAAACCAGGCACCGCCTGTCTGATACTGAGACACGAACAGGGAGAATTAAAGTCTTACGAGTCTCCCTGCTTTTCCTGCTTTGAGCTGCCCCCAACCAAACCTTGAAAGGACTTCCATGACACAGAACCTGGTTTACCTGAATGGTGAGTACGTTCCTGCGGATGAAGCTAAAATCTCGATTTTCGACGGTGCGATCAGCCTGGGAATGACAGTCACAGAATCGACACGCACGTTTGGGCACCAGCCTTATCGCCTGCGTGACCATATCGATCGTCTGTACCTCAGCCTCAAGGCCGCTCGGTTTGATGCTGGGATGACACCGGATGAACTCGAAAAGCTGACTCTGGAAGTCTGGCAGAAAAATGAACCCAACTATGCTGCGGGGACAGATGCCTGGATTATTCACAACATCACCCCGGGGCAATGGGTCCCTTCGAGCGGCCAGAAACCCGCAGATTCTCATTCAACCGTAATGATTATCACCCTGCCCCTCGATCTGAGTTACTGGGCTGATTTTTATCAGTCAGGCTGCCATGCCGTCACTCCTTTTACCCGCATTCAGCCGGCACAGTCGCTGGATGCCCGTATCAAAAACCGCAGCCGTTTCATTTACACGCTGGCGGAGTCCGAAGTCAAACTGGTTGATCCACACGCCCAGAGCCTGTTGCTCGATACCGACGGTTATCTCTCTGAAAACAAGGGGGGCAACTTCTTTCTGATTTCAAACAATCGTATTCGCACTCCCAGTACGATTAACTGCCTGGACGGCATCAGCCGACAGACGATTTTTCAGCTGGGTGAAAAACTGAATATTCCAGTCGAAGAAGGACACCTGCTCCCCTATGATGTCACGACTGCGGATGAAGCCTTTTTCACCAGTACGCCCTACTGCATCATGCCGGCAACGAAATTTAATGGTATCGACATCGGCGATGGCAAAGTCGGACCAATCACAAAACAGTTGATTGCTGCCTGGAGCGAACTGGTCGGCCTGGACATCATCGCGCAGGCTTCGAAAAATTCGTGAGCCGCTGATAGACCTGTTTAAGCCAGGAGCATGTCGAGCACT contains:
- a CDS encoding MFS transporter, whose amino-acid sequence is MNSQSSCAEVELKGGLDEIALPTYRYFPGWTMLGIAAMAQFLSAPGQSFSVAVFKDPMRMSLGLSETQYSLAYGFATIVSACLLPFIGRMLDHWGARIILPVVATGLAISCYFMSQIHTLGSLYLGFSLVRSLGQGALTLISVWMVGEWFEKKRGRTTALAGFGSAFSVMTVPFLNSWLISHYGWKTGWVFHAVTVAVCLILPGIFLVRNRPEDLGLHPDGIDPDQEPEPQPEEKSKRPLITATIESWTVRQVLRDPTFWKLLSVITTHALVGTGLVFHQIALLGSHGVPEYWAIRMMAFQALCATLLMFPAGWLTDRFPSRYILCFSMLCLALANLIVLTMPAIWMVVVYTFLLGTTGSIFRSTATVVWINYYGRMNQGAVRGVAWSMMILASALGPLPVAMSIDYFGSYNPVLYLFMALPLLAAFAVWSAHPPTLFKEEQPAVEPEAAS
- a CDS encoding aminotransferase class IV, producing the protein MTQNLVYLNGEYVPADEAKISIFDGAISLGMTVTESTRTFGHQPYRLRDHIDRLYLSLKAARFDAGMTPDELEKLTLEVWQKNEPNYAAGTDAWIIHNITPGQWVPSSGQKPADSHSTVMIITLPLDLSYWADFYQSGCHAVTPFTRIQPAQSLDARIKNRSRFIYTLAESEVKLVDPHAQSLLLDTDGYLSENKGGNFFLISNNRIRTPSTINCLDGISRQTIFQLGEKLNIPVEEGHLLPYDVTTADEAFFTSTPYCIMPATKFNGIDIGDGKVGPITKQLIAAWSELVGLDIIAQASKNS
- a CDS encoding formylglycine-generating enzyme family protein, whose amino-acid sequence is MQAKTALLAILCCATSVAVAADPADAKTEKEMKPYTEKIANTDVSFDMVPIPGGEFVMGSPADEKNREEDEGPQFKVKIEPFWMGKHEVTWNEYDIWSFNLDIQRRKLMRVKADDKEKAADAVTRPTKPYTDMTFDMGHDGYPAICMTQLAAKTYCKWLSEKTGHYYRLPTEAEWEYACRAGTKTAYSFGDNPAKMDDYAWHYANCNDTYQKVGQKKPNPFGLYDMHGNVSEWVLDQYIPDAYKKWSGKGTVQFPISPTTPEKLYPRVVRGGSWDDDPEALRSANRIASSADWKIQDPQIPQSIWYHTDAIFVGFRVVRPLKVPTAEERKKYNLDPVIPADEGR
- a CDS encoding Gfo/Idh/MocA family oxidoreductase — translated: MTQSNNQSSSRRDFLKVTTATAVGTGILSSLGSSAHVYAGGDDKIKVGLVGCGGRGTGAASQALSTKGNIKLEAMADAYRDRMDKSLSNLQKQFSGEPEKVDVAEEKKFVGFDAYQKLLDSGIDVVILATPPGFRPIHFGAAVEKGKHIFMEKPVATDVTGVKKVLEAAEKAKKKNLAVGVGLQRHHQAPYIETINRLKDGAIGDITSLRCYWNSGGVWEPRLAREDAKSEMDYQMRNWYYYNWLCGDHINEQHIHNIDVCNWVKDAFPVKAYGMGGRQVRTDKKYGEIYDHFAVEFVYEDGTRMYSQCRHIRNCWNSVTEHAQGTKGFCDISGAKYETTGGYKWKYRGPKKNPYQVEHDDLFEAIYKGTPYNEAEYGAKSTMTSILGRLATYSGKPVTWDEAMASEVSLMPKEFSWEAKPVTVPDENGFYPIPMPGITKVL
- a CDS encoding ion transporter, with product MNESQPAPRPKPAHWRDRWYEIIFEADTPAGKLFDVLLLIAILLSVLIIMLESVKSLDQEYGQQFGYAEWFFTILFTVEYVARISCARRPLQYVFSFYGVVDLLSILPTWLMFFAPVEMQSLGVIRALRLLRAFRIFKLAHMLSEASELRRAVWASRSKITVFLATVLITVVIEGTALYLIEGDQGSGFTSIPQSMYWAIVTMTTVGYGDIAPVTPLGKFLAAVIMILGYSLIIVPTGIVSAELAHPGGKKSTHWVTTQVCPECMKEGHDADAIFCKYCGSQL
- a CDS encoding FAD:protein FMN transferase, whose amino-acid sequence is MSYIYQTCLLLSTLSGNQQCTDSEILHRYEFQEVHMGVQWRIVLYATDKPIANNASQIAFRRVKELNKVLSDYDPNSELNQLCQLSGPGKPVKVSLDLFKVLKRSQALSRETDGAFDVTISPVVRLWRRARRRKQMPDSERLQTARDLVGSQWMRLSEQNQTVELLKPGMRLDLGGIAKGYAADVALHILKAHGIDRVMIDASGDLALGDPPPGSCGWKIGISSSDAPGAKIDRYLQLKNCAVATSGDALQHVVIDGTRYSHIVNPHTGLGLTDQSRVTVITPDGMSADSLASAISVLGPEKGIALLSQKPGTACLILRHEQGELKSYESPCFSCFELPPTKP
- a CDS encoding GNAT family N-acetyltransferase; amino-acid sequence: MSSLNQISVVTAADHDRVLLVWEAAVRATHDFLLPDEIAALKPLVRQSCFQGMPLFCLRNAEEQVVAFSGIETPKLEALFVHPDWCGQGLGRRLVEHAIGDQGVCLVDVNEQNEQALGFYLHLGFEVAHRSDVDGFGNPYPLLHLKLPDQ